In Tripterygium wilfordii isolate XIE 37 chromosome 17, ASM1340144v1, whole genome shotgun sequence, the genomic window ATGGGACTTTGGGTGACATCTGGGAAACTGTTTCTGGCAGTGATCTTGTGTTGCTGTTGATCTCTGATGCTGCACAGGTTGGTTGGTTATGTACTTCAATTTTTCCCTCTTGAATACATTGGCTACTTTTCAAGGTAATAAGTTCTGTACTTTTTCTCCATGCCTTCGTCTCTTGCTGTGAAGTTCCATTCGTCCAGTCAGAGTTACTCACTAGTTATATTCAAttttccattttcctttttcaatggTTTTTAATTTTGTGATAATTCTTTTTTTGGTGCTGCAGGCTGATAActatgaaaaaatattttcccaCATGAAGCCGAAAAGCATACTTGGGCTTTCTCATGGATTTCTTCTTGGGCATTTACAGTCAATAGGACTGGATTTCCCGAAGAATATTAGTGTTATCGCTGTGTGTCCCAAGGGAATGGGTCCATCTGTGAGGAGGCTTTACGTTCAAGGCAAAGAGATCAATGGTGCGGGAATCAATGCCAGTTTTGCTGTCCACCAGGTTTCTCTTTCCGTCTCTCCCCTTCCTCTCTCTGCTCACTCTTTCCCAATATCCCTCAAATATTCTTGGGCTCTTTGCACTAGATCTAAGATGGTGAATATTGACATTGCATACAGGATGTAGATGGTAGAGCTACAGATGTTGCCTTGGGGTGGTCGGTGGCCCTTGGTTCTCCTTTTACATTTGCGACTACACTGGAGCAGGAGTACAAGAGTGACATCTTTGGGGAGCGGGGTGAGTGTAGCTCTCCATGCCATCTTGGGGGcgggcccccccccccccccctaccCCTGTATTTAGTGATTGAATCTGACTCATTACCTACACTGGTATTTTCTGTAGGCATTTTACTTGGTGCTGTTCATGGAATTGTGGAGTCATTATTCAGAAGATTCACTGAACATGGAATGAGTGAAGAAACGGCTTACAAGAACACTGTTGAATGCATAACGGGAAATATATCAAGGACCATCTCAACTCAGGTTGCGTTATGATCAAATTCTATGATTTTGTCTCATTGCATGTTACTTCTCCCGGGTTTCTTAATCATGTGTGTTTCCCCAACAGGGCATGTTGGCTGTTTACAATTCCTTGTCAGAAGAGGGGAAGAGGGATTTTGAGATTGCGTACAGTGCATCATATTATCCACTCATGGACATCTTGTACGAGTGCTATGAAGATGTAGCTTGTGGTAGTGAGATCCGCAGTGTTGTACTAGCAGGGCGCCGCTTTTATGTATGTCTTGCTCTGGTTTCCATTAGTGTCCTGTTGTTTCTTGCTACTGATAGTATTGTACTATTTGGATTGCTCATTGCTTGATATATACAGATTGTCTTTATCTTGCCTCTAGATCATAAATCTTACGAAATGTTGGCTGCTTACTTGGATTATACCTTTCTCTTACAGGAAAAGGATGGTCTTCCAGCCTTTCCAATGGGGAAGATCGATCAGACAAGAATGTGGAAAGTTGGTGAACGAGTCAGATCAGTACGGCCAGCAGGTGATCTGGGGCCATTGCACCCCTTCACAGCTGGAGTCTATGTGGCGCTAATGATGGCCCAGGTATGTTGGACTGTCTCTGGTAAACAACTAAAAGGGTATTGTGATGCTAAGTAAACATACACTACATAAATGATGTAGCCACTTGGTGACTTCtaatgtaattattttgttAGTGCTAAAAAATGATGTACATCTCCGGACTCTTTCACCAGTTTCTGGGGGTTTTCGAAATCATTTGGGCTtaattaaatttgaaattgGAATAACCAGGCAGTTATAAATTATAAGGGGCACAAAATGTTGTAACCTTTTTGAAGAACTAAGCAGTTCACCTTGAGCCATAGGAATGGAAATCCCTGTCGTAAGAAAGAATTCCCTCTAAGAATTGGTTGGAACAAGAAGGTTTGTGCATgttgaagttaaaaaaaaatatttgttttttactCCTGCCTGAGTTTTCGTTTTCTGTTTCTATATCAGATTGAGATCTTAAGAAAGAAAGGTCATTCATATTCTGAGATCATCAATGAAAGTGTGATCGAGTCGGTGGACTCTTTGAATCCTTTTATGCATGCTCGTGGGCTTTCTTTTATGGTCGACAACTGCTCAACAACAGCAAGATTGGGATCGAGGAAATGGGCTCCACGCTTCGATTACATCCTTACCCAACAAGCCATGGTGGCTGTGGACAGTGGTACCCCTGTTAACGGTGATCTCATTAGCAACTTCTTATCAGATCAGGTGCATGGAGCCATTGAAGTCTGTGCCCAGTTGAGACCTACAGTGGACATATCAGTTCCCCCTGATGCTGATTTCGTGCG contains:
- the LOC119982413 gene encoding ketol-acid reductoisomerase, chloroplastic-like; translated protein: MTAATSSISPAISIARSSSSKSKALKGPASLGAVSLRSLASSSRALKPLRASHCVGGGNGSALMVSVPASVKPLTSLDFETSVFKKEKVTLSGHDEYIVRGGRDLFPLLPDALKGIKQIGVIGWGSQGPAQAQNLRDSLAEAKSDVVVKIGLRKGSRSFADARAAGFTEENGTLGDIWETVSGSDLVLLLISDAAQADNYEKIFSHMKPKSILGLSHGFLLGHLQSIGLDFPKNISVIAVCPKGMGPSVRRLYVQGKEINGAGINASFAVHQDVDGRATDVALGWSVALGSPFTFATTLEQEYKSDIFGERGILLGAVHGIVESLFRRFTEHGMSEETAYKNTVECITGNISRTISTQGMLAVYNSLSEEGKRDFEIAYSASYYPLMDILYECYEDVACGSEIRSVVLAGRRFYEKDGLPAFPMGKIDQTRMWKVGERVRSVRPAGDLGPLHPFTAGVYVALMMAQIEILRKKGHSYSEIINESVIESVDSLNPFMHARGLSFMVDNCSTTARLGSRKWAPRFDYILTQQAMVAVDSGTPVNGDLISNFLSDQVHGAIEVCAQLRPTVDISVPPDADFVRPELRQSSG